GCGGGCTTAGGTGCTATAACGTTCTTAAACCCAACCATATTGTGTCTGAGTCTGGGCACAGATGGCCTACAGGGCCAATATATCACTTCCGGCTCAGCCCCTATTCCCCCAGCTTTGAACTCTTATAGGAGGGTAGAGGCTGCTGTGATTATCCCCCCTAGCGGCGGCTCAGACGAGAAGTTCCTCCATCTGCTAGACAGAGTCGAGGATGAATCAACACGTATCGGATTGAAGCCAGTTATGAGGGAAGATGGGTCGGCTCTCTACGCGCTCAGTTACCTCTACACAGCACTGCATAGTAGCCGTGAACGGGAAATAGTAGCACTAGACCTGGGTGCTGGTATAGGCTACTCCACGCTTTGGATAGCCCGGGGCATAGAGGAGGCCTGCATTGGTCGTTGCCGGGTCGTTGCTGTAGAGCGGGAAGAGTCTAGATATCATCGGCTACGCATGGTACTAAGTGAGGCCGGGCTCCGCAGTATCGAGCTGGAAGCAGTGCACGCAGATGCATTGAAATACCTTATGGACTTGCCAGACGAAAGCATAGACATGGCCTTCGTCGATGTGGAGAAGGGGCTTTACCCTCTGGTGCTCCGCACACTCGAGGATAAGCTCCGCTACGGTGGAGTAGCTGTGTTCCACAATGCATTCTACCCAAAACCCTCCGAGATGTTCCTAAAGACGGCCCGACGCTGGCCATGGAAGACAACGATAGTACCTACACGGCTCGGGTTGTTAGTGGCAGTGAAGATGGGCGGTGGGGCTAGAGAGGCCGGGCTATGAATATCCCGTCTCGGTCACGGATGATACGAGCAAGCACGAGCTCGCCGGGCTTGAGGCCACGAGCCCCGACAAGCGTCACTAGGCGGCGCATATCCAGGGTGGCGGCCAGCAGTTCGCCACGGAGCCAGCCCGGGCCAACTACCTGGAGTTTAGCTACCTGGCCCCGGCGGAGCGGATGCCTGACGCGGGGCGCGTAGCGCATACCCCATTCCTCCATGCTCCAGGTGAGCCTCTTGCCAGTCCTCTTCTCTAGCTCGCGTATCCACTCCCAGTACTCGTCCCAGCTGGGCTCCCTCACGCCTGGCGGCCGGCGGCCGTGGCGGTGCGCTATGTACTTCTGTACAGTGACCGGGGGCCAACGCTTCCCCGCACCTATCCGGTAGGCCCACTCAATTATCTCCACGATGTCTTCATCGTTGACACCAGGGAGCCAGACCGGAGTGACATGAAGGTCTATGCTTGTCTCCCGAG
The window above is part of the Pyrodictium delaneyi genome. Proteins encoded here:
- a CDS encoding O-methyltransferase, giving the protein MIIPPSGGSDEKFLHLLDRVEDESTRIGLKPVMREDGSALYALSYLYTALHSSREREIVALDLGAGIGYSTLWIARGIEEACIGRCRVVAVEREESRYHRLRMVLSEAGLRSIELEAVHADALKYLMDLPDESIDMAFVDVEKGLYPLVLRTLEDKLRYGGVAVFHNAFYPKPSEMFLKTARRWPWKTTIVPTRLGLLVAVKMGGGAREAGL